One Phenylobacterium hankyongense DNA segment encodes these proteins:
- a CDS encoding acyl-CoA dehydrogenase family protein — MDLTLTPELAAFREEVRAFLAAHAEDYAGGAAREPLAWQRLLIEQGYAARTVPREYGGYGAAPDILKGRIIAEAFIAAGAPRGIANQGVSMLVPTLLEVGSEAQKRRWIGPTLRGEVVWCQGYSEPDAGSDLASLKTSAIEDGDDFVISGSKLWTSTAHLAQMMFALIRTEPQAPRHEGISYVLIPMDTPGIEVRPLKTMTGQAEFNEVFFTEVRVPKDQVVGGRGRGWFVANTTLKHERGMLGDPNATEARLNALIELMKTETVDGQRIVDHPVFRDRLMQLQARVFAMKFNGLRTLTDETAGLARLVVKLQGCELNHQLAALAIDALGELGVLYQDGPHLRAKGRWQWNYMFDLGLIIGGGTAQIQKNIIAERGLGLPREPSPAKA, encoded by the coding sequence ATGGATCTGACGCTGACGCCCGAGCTGGCTGCGTTCCGCGAGGAGGTCCGCGCCTTCCTGGCGGCGCACGCCGAGGACTATGCCGGCGGGGCGGCGAGGGAGCCGCTGGCCTGGCAGCGGCTGCTGATCGAGCAGGGCTACGCCGCCCGCACCGTGCCGCGCGAATACGGCGGCTATGGCGCGGCGCCCGACATCCTCAAGGGCCGGATCATCGCCGAGGCCTTCATCGCCGCCGGCGCGCCGCGCGGCATCGCCAACCAGGGCGTCTCCATGCTCGTGCCCACCCTGCTGGAGGTCGGCTCCGAAGCGCAGAAGCGGCGCTGGATCGGCCCGACCCTGCGCGGCGAGGTGGTCTGGTGCCAGGGCTATTCCGAGCCCGACGCGGGCTCGGACCTCGCCAGCCTGAAGACCAGCGCGATCGAGGACGGCGACGACTTCGTGATTTCGGGCTCGAAGCTGTGGACCAGCACGGCGCACCTCGCCCAGATGATGTTCGCCCTGATCCGCACCGAGCCGCAGGCGCCCAGGCACGAGGGCATCTCCTATGTGCTCATCCCGATGGACACGCCTGGCATCGAGGTGCGGCCGCTGAAGACCATGACCGGCCAGGCGGAGTTCAACGAGGTCTTCTTCACCGAGGTGCGGGTGCCGAAGGACCAGGTGGTCGGCGGACGCGGGCGCGGCTGGTTCGTCGCCAACACCACCCTGAAGCACGAGCGCGGCATGCTGGGCGATCCCAACGCCACGGAGGCCAGGCTCAACGCTCTGATCGAGCTGATGAAGACCGAGACCGTGGACGGCCAGCGGATCGTCGACCACCCGGTGTTCCGCGACCGGCTGATGCAACTGCAGGCCCGGGTCTTCGCGATGAAGTTCAACGGCCTGCGGACCCTGACCGACGAGACGGCGGGGCTGGCGCGGCTGGTGGTCAAGCTGCAGGGCTGCGAGCTGAACCACCAGCTGGCGGCGCTGGCCATCGACGCCCTGGGCGAGCTGGGCGTGCTCTACCAGGACGGGCCGCACCTGCGGGCCAAGGGCCGCTGGCAGTGGAACTACATGTTCGACCTTGGGCTGATCATCGGCGGCGGCACGGCCCAGATCCAGAAGAACATCATCGCCGAGCGCGGGCTCGGCCTGCCGCGCGAACCCAGCCCGGCGAAGGCGTAG
- a CDS encoding acyl-CoA dehydrogenase family protein: protein MRFALSEDQTLLQDSLRRALEQVAPLERVRRFADGAEATAPDVWAGLTELGLPGLLIDEAHGGLELGLLEAALAAEALGAVVAPAPFLGTAVLAPLALKLAGSAGQQAKWLPKLAAGEATAGVAISEPIAGARDGAGVEASGGRLDGTALFVIDAPGADLLVVADRVGGLHLVEAPPGPQPMSTIDATRRLSEVTFRDTMAEPLASGPALERLRDAAWVMLAADTLGAAQTMLDRAVAYAQERRQFGRVIGSFQAVKHLCAEMAAELEPARALVWYAAYAFDHAPDEAPLMAAHAKAHLSEIGRFIARTSTEVHGGVGMTDLLGLHYWFKRIGLNRQLLGGPERVREAAAKAQGLSAV from the coding sequence ATGCGGTTCGCGCTCTCCGAAGACCAGACGCTGCTGCAGGACAGCCTCCGCCGGGCGCTGGAGCAGGTCGCGCCGCTGGAGCGGGTGCGGCGCTTCGCCGACGGCGCCGAGGCGACCGCGCCCGACGTCTGGGCGGGGCTGACGGAGCTCGGCCTGCCGGGACTGCTGATCGACGAGGCGCACGGCGGGCTGGAGCTTGGCCTGCTTGAGGCGGCGCTGGCGGCGGAGGCGCTGGGCGCGGTCGTGGCCCCGGCGCCGTTCCTCGGGACCGCCGTGCTGGCGCCCCTGGCCCTGAAACTCGCCGGCTCGGCCGGGCAGCAGGCGAAATGGCTGCCGAAGCTGGCGGCAGGGGAGGCCACCGCCGGCGTGGCGATCTCCGAACCGATCGCCGGGGCGCGAGATGGCGCGGGTGTCGAGGCATCGGGCGGGCGGCTCGACGGCACGGCGCTGTTCGTCATCGATGCGCCGGGCGCGGACCTGCTGGTCGTCGCCGACCGTGTGGGCGGGCTGCACCTCGTCGAAGCGCCGCCGGGGCCTCAGCCCATGAGCACCATCGACGCCACGCGGCGGCTGTCGGAAGTGACGTTCCGCGACACCATGGCTGAGCCGCTGGCCTCCGGCCCGGCGCTGGAGCGGCTGCGGGACGCCGCCTGGGTGATGCTCGCCGCCGACACCCTGGGCGCGGCGCAGACCATGCTGGACCGGGCGGTCGCCTATGCCCAGGAGCGCCGGCAGTTCGGGCGGGTGATCGGCTCGTTCCAGGCGGTGAAGCACCTGTGCGCGGAGATGGCCGCCGAGCTCGAACCGGCCCGCGCCCTGGTCTGGTACGCCGCCTACGCCTTCGACCATGCCCCCGACGAGGCGCCGCTGATGGCCGCCCATGCCAAGGCCCACCTCTCCGAGATCGGCCGCTTCATCGCCCGCACCTCCACCGAGGTGCACGGCGGCGTCGGCATGACCGACCTGCTCGGCCTGCACTACTGGTTCAAGCGTATCGGCCTCAACCGCCAGCTGCTCGGCGGCCCGGAGCGGGTGCGCGAGGCCGCGGCGAAGGCGCAGGGGCTGAGCGCGGTCTAG
- a CDS encoding amidase, which yields MFKITRRALAVAPVVLAAAQATAKPAPAAPAWPDATETAARIRRREITAAEAVESAIARAEALQGQLNFIVNSDFDRALAKARAGMPAGPFGGVPFLIKDLDDYVGLPTRYGSKSGRSNPPARRQSAHIDAFDRAGLVVIGKSATPEYGFLPTTEPLATGLTRNPWDIGRSSGGSSGGAAVAVAAGVVPFAHATDGGGSIRIPAACCGLFGLKPSRGRMAGTAGMTKVSDLDVQHCVTRSVRDSAALFAATEDTTPAARYAPVGFVPGPPRRRLRIGYLIENGVGHGPQPEVARATEAAARLVERLGHRLEPTHWPMEGDQFIQDFLLLWASGAKDLADNIGRATGRKPDTSLLEPFSLGMAEMAAKAAPDALPAAIQRLQANALAYDTWFPASQFDVILSPVLSSAPPPLGEVGPNVAFDTLVARLVEYVGYTPLHNIAGAPSMSVPLFWTEGGLPVGTMFSARAGNERTLFELAYQLEAAQPWAGRTPPVHA from the coding sequence ATGTTCAAGATCACCCGCCGCGCGCTGGCCGTAGCGCCCGTAGTGCTAGCCGCGGCGCAGGCCACGGCGAAGCCGGCGCCCGCCGCGCCGGCCTGGCCGGACGCCACCGAGACCGCCGCCCGTATCCGCCGGCGCGAGATCACCGCGGCGGAAGCCGTTGAATCCGCCATCGCCCGGGCCGAGGCGCTCCAGGGCCAGCTGAACTTCATCGTCAATTCCGACTTCGACCGCGCGCTGGCCAAGGCGCGCGCCGGGATGCCGGCCGGGCCGTTCGGCGGCGTGCCCTTCCTGATCAAGGACCTCGACGACTACGTCGGCTTGCCCACCCGCTACGGGTCGAAGTCCGGGCGGTCCAACCCGCCGGCCCGGCGGCAGTCGGCCCACATCGACGCCTTCGACCGGGCCGGCCTGGTGGTGATCGGCAAGTCGGCGACGCCGGAGTACGGCTTCCTGCCCACCACCGAGCCGCTGGCCACCGGCCTCACCCGCAACCCCTGGGACATCGGGCGGTCCTCCGGCGGCTCCTCGGGCGGGGCGGCCGTGGCGGTGGCGGCCGGGGTCGTGCCCTTCGCCCACGCCACCGACGGCGGCGGCTCGATCCGCATCCCGGCCGCCTGTTGCGGCCTGTTCGGCCTCAAGCCCTCGCGCGGGCGGATGGCCGGCACGGCGGGCATGACCAAGGTCTCCGACCTCGACGTGCAGCACTGCGTGACCCGCAGCGTCCGCGACTCCGCCGCCCTGTTCGCCGCCACCGAGGACACCACGCCCGCCGCCCGCTACGCCCCCGTGGGCTTCGTGCCCGGCCCGCCGCGCCGCCGGCTGCGCATCGGCTATCTGATCGAGAACGGCGTCGGCCACGGACCGCAGCCGGAGGTCGCCCGCGCCACCGAGGCCGCCGCCCGGCTGGTCGAGCGCCTCGGCCACCGCCTGGAGCCGACCCACTGGCCGATGGAGGGCGATCAGTTCATCCAGGACTTCCTGCTGCTCTGGGCCTCGGGCGCCAAGGACCTCGCCGACAACATCGGCCGCGCCACCGGCCGCAAGCCCGACACCAGCCTCTTGGAGCCCTTCAGCCTGGGCATGGCGGAGATGGCCGCCAAGGCCGCGCCCGACGCCCTGCCCGCCGCCATCCAGCGCCTGCAGGCCAATGCGCTGGCCTACGACACCTGGTTCCCGGCCAGCCAGTTCGACGTGATCCTGTCGCCGGTGCTGTCCTCGGCCCCGCCGCCGCTGGGCGAGGTCGGCCCCAACGTCGCCTTCGACACCCTGGTGGCGCGGCTGGTCGAGTACGTCGGCTACACGCCGCTGCACAACATCGCCGGCGCGCCGTCGATGAGTGTTCCGCTGTTCTGGACCGAAGGCGGCCTGCCGGTCGGGACCATGTTCTCCGCCCGCGCCGGCAACGAGCGCACCCTGTTCGAACTGGCCTACCAGCTGGAGGCGGCGCAGCCCTGGGCGGGACGGACGCCGCCTGTGCACGCCTAG
- a CDS encoding DUF3008 family protein, translating into MPAKSGAQQKAAGAALSAKRGDTPKSKLKGASKQMAGSMSEKELEKMASTKRKGKPEHASRS; encoded by the coding sequence ATGCCTGCCAAGTCCGGCGCTCAACAGAAGGCCGCGGGCGCGGCCTTGTCCGCCAAGCGCGGCGACACGCCGAAGTCCAAGCTGAAAGGCGCATCCAAGCAGATGGCCGGCTCGATGAGCGAGAAGGAGCTGGAGAAGATGGCGTCCACCAAGCGCAAGGGTAAGCCGGAGCACGCCTCGCGCTCCTGA
- a CDS encoding FAD/NAD(P)-binding protein yields MNPESAAPPPTVAVIGGGFSGLLTAIHLLRADPQVVVRLVERAPLFGRGRAYQTSHADHLLNVRASNMSAFPDQPTHFQDWLAREAGAGERDAFVSRSRYGDYLQGLLREEVRDPSRAGRLLLEADEAVAIAPVGLRQRVDLSLGRSFEADAVVLALGLLPPAPPPGAEPAVLASPAYVADPWRLDPAGAPMGDILLIGSGLTMVDVALSLAGPGRRLTALSRHGLIARSHGPTQGAAPPEGPLATARAAMRTLRVQAEKVGWREAVDSIRPLTADIWRSWSLAQRRRFLRHARPWWDVHRHRMAPMIAARLSGLVVSAELEVLGGRLDRLSLTDGGFQAQIRPRGETVPVIRGFAAVVNCTGPRGDPETAAAGLLADLRRRGAVRRDPLGLGLDVTEDLRAVGEGGAPTPGLFAVGPLTRAAVWEALAVPDLRGQTAEVARRVIADLRRVRAALAPASA; encoded by the coding sequence ATGAACCCCGAATCCGCCGCGCCGCCGCCGACCGTGGCCGTCATCGGCGGCGGCTTCAGCGGCCTGCTCACCGCCATCCACCTGCTGCGCGCCGATCCGCAGGTGGTGGTGCGGCTGGTGGAGCGCGCGCCGCTGTTCGGCCGGGGCCGCGCCTATCAGACCTCGCACGCGGACCACCTGTTGAACGTGCGCGCCTCCAACATGAGCGCCTTTCCCGACCAGCCGACGCATTTCCAGGACTGGCTGGCCCGCGAAGCCGGCGCCGGCGAGCGCGACGCCTTCGTCAGCCGCTCGCGCTATGGCGACTACCTGCAGGGCCTGCTGCGCGAAGAGGTGCGCGACCCGAGCCGCGCCGGGCGGCTGCTGCTGGAAGCCGACGAGGCGGTGGCGATCGCGCCGGTCGGCCTGCGCCAGAGGGTGGACCTGAGCCTCGGGCGCAGCTTCGAGGCCGACGCCGTGGTGCTGGCGCTCGGCCTGCTGCCGCCGGCGCCGCCGCCGGGCGCTGAGCCGGCGGTGCTCGCCTCGCCGGCCTACGTGGCCGATCCCTGGCGGCTCGACCCGGCCGGCGCGCCCATGGGCGACATCCTGCTGATCGGCTCGGGCCTGACCATGGTCGACGTGGCGCTCAGCCTGGCCGGTCCCGGCCGCCGGCTCACGGCGCTGTCGCGCCACGGCCTGATCGCGCGCAGCCACGGGCCGACGCAAGGCGCCGCGCCGCCGGAAGGCCCGCTCGCCACCGCGCGAGCGGCCATGCGGACCCTGCGCGTGCAGGCGGAGAAGGTCGGCTGGCGCGAGGCGGTGGACTCGATCCGCCCGCTCACCGCCGACATCTGGCGCAGCTGGAGCTTGGCGCAGCGGCGGCGGTTCCTGCGCCATGCCCGGCCCTGGTGGGACGTCCACCGCCACCGCATGGCGCCGATGATCGCCGCGCGGCTGTCGGGGCTGGTGGTGTCCGCCGAGCTGGAGGTGCTGGGCGGCCGGCTCGACCGTCTGAGCCTGACCGACGGTGGGTTCCAGGCGCAGATCCGCCCGCGCGGCGAGACCGTGCCGGTGATCCGGGGTTTCGCGGCGGTGGTCAACTGCACCGGGCCGCGGGGCGATCCGGAGACCGCGGCTGCGGGCCTGCTGGCCGACCTGCGCCGCCGCGGAGCCGTACGCCGCGACCCGCTGGGGCTGGGGCTCGACGTCACCGAGGACCTGCGGGCGGTGGGCGAGGGCGGGGCGCCGACGCCGGGCCTGTTCGCCGTCGGGCCGCTGACCCGCGCCGCGGTCTGGGAGGCGCTGGCGGTGCCGGACCTGCGCGGCCAGACGGCCGAGGTGGCGCGGAGGGTGATCGCCGACCTGCGGCGGGTCCGCGCCGCCCTGGCGCCGGCGAGCGCCTAG
- a CDS encoding glutathione binding-like protein — translation MIDVHYFPTPNGKKVTILLEELGVPYTVVTVHIGRGDQFQDGFLKISPNNRMPAIVDHAPKGGGAPISVFESGAIMMYLAEKEGRFWPQDDLRAKYEVAQWVIWQMANQGPKFGERGHFSRVAESEGDQSYAQRRFNDEVHRLYGVMNNRLYDRRYLAGDDYSIADMISYPWTSSYAVQGIDLDEFKHFKRWFEELSERPAVQRGMAVTVDPGEDPASITPEEQERRRKLLYNQRARPAPVG, via the coding sequence ATGATCGACGTCCACTACTTTCCGACCCCGAACGGCAAGAAGGTCACCATCCTGCTGGAGGAGTTGGGCGTCCCCTACACGGTCGTCACCGTGCACATCGGCCGCGGCGACCAGTTCCAGGACGGCTTCCTGAAGATCAGCCCCAACAACCGCATGCCGGCCATCGTGGACCATGCGCCCAAGGGCGGCGGCGCGCCGATCAGCGTCTTCGAGTCCGGCGCGATCATGATGTACCTGGCCGAGAAGGAAGGCCGCTTCTGGCCGCAGGACGACCTGCGGGCGAAGTACGAGGTCGCCCAGTGGGTGATCTGGCAGATGGCCAACCAGGGCCCGAAGTTCGGCGAGCGCGGCCACTTCTCCCGCGTGGCCGAGAGCGAGGGCGACCAGTCCTACGCCCAGCGCCGGTTCAACGACGAGGTCCACCGGCTCTACGGGGTGATGAACAACCGCCTCTACGACCGCCGCTACCTGGCCGGCGATGACTATTCGATCGCCGACATGATCTCGTATCCCTGGACGTCGAGCTATGCGGTCCAGGGCATCGACCTCGACGAATTCAAGCACTTCAAGCGCTGGTTCGAGGAGCTGTCGGAGCGTCCGGCCGTCCAGCGCGGCATGGCGGTCACGGTCGATCCCGGCGAGGACCCGGCCAGCATCACCCCTGAGGAACAGGAGCGCCGCCGCAAGCTGCTCTACAACCAGCGCGCCCGGCCCGCGCCGGTCGGCTAG
- a CDS encoding L-lactate permease, whose translation MFDQLLTPVGDNLLLSCLVAALPVALVLILLGIARRPAWQASLGGLVLALALAVSVWRLPGTLALDSAAAGAAFALWPIMWIVFNALLLYNLAVASGRFDAFAAWVVEHLPNDRRIVLVVVGFCFGALLEGVSGFGSPVAITSALLIALGFPALEALVFTLIFNTAPVAFGALGAPVTTLGAVTQLPPEILGAMIGRQLPFIALLLPFYVVAIYGGLRSVRALWPVLLVAGGSFAMTQFLVSNHLQYALTDVLSSLVSLLVTVGFVKIWRPKPDPEFAFVAPAPPVRERPLANWHGWTPWLIVSAVVIAWTLLKVNAFGDTKVAWPGLDKAVFITLYGKPYAAVWDFQPLATGTAILVASLITAGLCGVGPRAFLRAVAASWVQVRLAVLTVSLIVAVAYVMNYSGMAYTLGLGVASVGPIFPLVSAFLGWVAVFLSGSDTSGNALFGNLQVVAAHQLNLSPVLTAATNSSGGVMGKMISPQNISTGAAVTELKGHEGEILARTFKHSIALTLLLGLIVLAQQHLFPWMIPH comes from the coding sequence TTGTTCGATCAACTGCTTACGCCGGTCGGCGACAACCTGCTGCTATCCTGCCTGGTGGCCGCGCTGCCCGTCGCCCTGGTGCTGATCCTCCTGGGGATCGCGCGCCGGCCGGCCTGGCAGGCGTCGCTGGGCGGCCTGGTCCTGGCGCTGGCCCTGGCGGTGAGCGTCTGGCGGTTGCCGGGAACCCTGGCGCTGGACAGCGCCGCCGCGGGGGCCGCCTTCGCCCTGTGGCCGATCATGTGGATCGTGTTCAACGCCCTGCTGCTCTACAACCTGGCAGTCGCCTCGGGCCGCTTCGACGCCTTCGCCGCCTGGGTGGTGGAGCACCTGCCCAACGACCGCCGCATCGTGCTGGTGGTGGTCGGCTTCTGCTTCGGCGCGCTGCTGGAAGGCGTGTCGGGCTTCGGCAGCCCGGTGGCGATCACCAGCGCGCTGCTGATCGCGCTCGGCTTCCCGGCGCTGGAGGCCCTGGTCTTCACCCTGATCTTCAACACCGCGCCGGTGGCGTTCGGCGCGCTCGGCGCGCCGGTGACCACGCTGGGCGCCGTCACCCAGCTGCCGCCCGAGATCCTGGGCGCGATGATCGGCCGGCAATTGCCGTTCATCGCCCTGCTGCTGCCCTTCTACGTGGTCGCCATCTACGGCGGACTGAGGTCGGTGCGCGCCTTGTGGCCGGTGCTGCTGGTGGCCGGCGGCAGCTTCGCCATGACCCAGTTCCTGGTCTCCAACCACCTGCAGTACGCCCTCACCGACGTGCTCTCCTCGCTGGTCTCGCTGCTGGTGACTGTGGGCTTCGTGAAGATCTGGCGGCCGAAGCCCGACCCGGAGTTCGCCTTCGTCGCGCCCGCGCCGCCGGTCCGCGAGCGGCCGCTCGCCAACTGGCATGGGTGGACGCCCTGGCTGATCGTCTCTGCGGTGGTGATCGCCTGGACCCTGCTGAAGGTGAACGCCTTCGGCGACACCAAGGTCGCCTGGCCGGGCCTCGACAAGGCGGTGTTCATCACCCTCTACGGCAAGCCCTACGCGGCGGTCTGGGACTTCCAGCCGCTGGCCACGGGCACCGCCATCCTGGTGGCCTCGCTCATCACCGCCGGCCTCTGCGGCGTCGGTCCGCGCGCCTTCCTGCGGGCCGTCGCCGCCAGCTGGGTGCAGGTCCGCCTGGCGGTGCTGACCGTCTCGCTGATCGTGGCGGTGGCCTATGTCATGAACTACTCCGGCATGGCCTACACGCTCGGTCTGGGGGTCGCCTCGGTGGGGCCGATCTTCCCGCTGGTCTCCGCCTTCCTCGGCTGGGTCGCGGTCTTCCTCTCCGGCAGCGACACCTCCGGCAACGCCCTGTTCGGCAACCTGCAGGTGGTCGCCGCCCACCAGCTGAACCTGAGCCCCGTGCTCACCGCCGCCACCAACTCCTCGGGCGGCGTCATGGGCAAGATGATCTCGCCGCAGAACATCAGCACCGGGGCGGCGGTCACCGAGCTGAAGGGGCATGAAGGCGAGATCCTCGCCCGGACCTTCAAGCACAGCATCGCCCTGACCCTGCTGCTCGGCCTGATCGTGCTGGCCCAGCAGCATCTGTTCCCCTGGATGATCCCGCACTGA
- a CDS encoding response regulator transcription factor — translation MPKILAIEDDPTTGREIVAELGQHGFDVEWVADGREGLIRAVSGEFDAVILDRMLPHLDGLAIVMVMRNTGVGIPVLMISALSDVDERIRGLRAGGDDYMTKPFASEEMAARLEVLLRRRDAPPPQLTLVVGDLELDLIGRAARRAGAEIRLMPTEYKLLEFLMRNAGQVLTRTMIFEAIWSYHFDPGTNLIDVHLGRLRRKIDRPGLTPMIHTIRGSGYALHAPA, via the coding sequence ATGCCGAAGATACTGGCCATCGAAGACGATCCCACCACCGGGCGGGAAATCGTCGCCGAACTGGGGCAACACGGGTTCGACGTCGAGTGGGTGGCCGACGGCCGCGAGGGGCTGATCCGGGCGGTGAGCGGAGAGTTCGACGCGGTCATCCTCGACCGGATGCTGCCGCACCTGGACGGGCTGGCTATCGTCATGGTGATGCGCAACACCGGGGTCGGCATCCCGGTCCTGATGATCAGCGCGCTGAGCGACGTGGACGAGCGCATCCGCGGGCTGCGGGCCGGCGGCGACGACTACATGACCAAGCCGTTCGCCTCGGAGGAGATGGCCGCGCGGCTGGAGGTGCTGCTGCGCCGGCGCGACGCTCCGCCGCCGCAGCTGACGCTGGTGGTCGGGGACCTGGAGCTCGACCTGATCGGCCGGGCGGCGCGGCGGGCCGGGGCCGAGATCCGCTTGATGCCCACGGAGTACAAGCTGCTCGAATTCCTGATGCGCAACGCCGGGCAGGTGCTGACCCGGACGATGATCTTCGAGGCGATCTGGAGCTATCACTTCGATCCGGGGACCAACCTCATTGACGTCCACCTCGGACGCCTGCGACGCAAGATCGATCGGCCGGGGCTGACGCCCATGATCCACACCATCCGCGGCTCGGGATACGCCCTGCATGCGCCCGCGTGA
- a CDS encoding sensor histidine kinase: MRPRELWRTTPFRLTLMNGAVFALAVVALLGLIYWETAGYMARQLNQIVVEHAEALEGGGPEHLPDRIRQAVAADARHIEYYGLFSQDGVWIAGNIHALPAGLPMDGNPRQIHVHGLQPGARALVTQTPWGETLFVGHDALVLSGLRAILINALAISGAAILLLGLAAAAALSVPPLRRIENLREASRAALEGQIGVRLPVSRRRDEIDMLAGLANAMMDESERLLWEVKSVGENVAHDLRTPLNRLRALLYRVRQETRLEGAEREMIDQALAETDDLLVRFRALQRIGEIERRDRQAFFEQVRLQQVLDDVIELHEPLAEDRGVSLERDIQADVPTVSADPTLLFEAVSNLVDNALKFTPRGGRVRLRLVAREQGPRIEVLDNGPGVPEGERDAVLQRFYRAQRTRTEPGSGLGLSIVTAIARLHHFTLSLDDAKPGLRVALDCWPRGLGA, translated from the coding sequence ATGCGCCCGCGTGAGCTCTGGAGAACGACGCCGTTCCGCCTGACCCTCATGAACGGGGCGGTGTTCGCCCTGGCCGTGGTGGCCTTGCTCGGCCTGATCTATTGGGAGACCGCCGGCTACATGGCGCGGCAGCTGAACCAGATCGTCGTCGAACACGCCGAGGCGCTGGAGGGCGGCGGGCCCGAGCACCTCCCCGACCGCATCCGCCAGGCGGTGGCCGCCGACGCGCGGCACATCGAATACTACGGCCTGTTCTCGCAGGACGGCGTCTGGATCGCCGGCAACATCCACGCCCTGCCGGCGGGACTGCCGATGGACGGCAATCCGCGGCAGATCCACGTGCACGGTCTGCAACCGGGCGCGCGGGCGCTGGTGACTCAGACGCCGTGGGGCGAGACCCTGTTCGTCGGCCACGACGCCCTGGTGCTCAGCGGCCTGCGCGCCATTCTGATCAATGCGCTGGCGATCAGCGGGGCGGCGATCCTGCTGCTCGGGCTGGCGGCGGCCGCCGCGCTCAGCGTGCCGCCGTTGCGGCGCATCGAGAACCTGCGCGAGGCGAGCCGCGCGGCGCTGGAAGGCCAGATCGGCGTGCGGCTGCCGGTCTCCCGCCGGCGAGACGAGATCGACATGCTGGCCGGGCTCGCCAACGCCATGATGGACGAGAGCGAGCGGCTGCTGTGGGAGGTCAAGAGCGTCGGCGAGAACGTCGCCCACGACCTGCGCACGCCCCTGAACCGGCTGCGCGCCCTGCTGTACCGGGTGCGGCAGGAGACCCGGCTGGAGGGCGCCGAACGCGAGATGATCGACCAGGCCCTGGCCGAGACCGACGACCTCCTGGTCCGCTTCCGGGCCCTGCAGCGGATCGGCGAGATCGAGCGCCGCGATCGGCAGGCCTTCTTCGAGCAGGTCCGGCTGCAGCAGGTGCTCGACGACGTCATCGAGCTGCACGAGCCCCTGGCCGAGGACCGCGGCGTCAGCCTCGAGCGCGACATCCAGGCCGATGTGCCGACGGTGTCGGCCGACCCGACCCTGCTGTTCGAGGCGGTCTCGAACCTGGTGGACAATGCGCTGAAGTTCACCCCGCGGGGCGGCCGGGTCCGCCTGCGCCTGGTGGCGCGCGAGCAGGGGCCGCGGATCGAGGTGCTCGACAATGGCCCAGGCGTGCCCGAGGGCGAGCGCGACGCGGTGCTGCAGCGGTTCTATCGCGCCCAGCGCACGCGGACCGAACCCGGCTCCGGGCTCGGCCTCAGCATCGTCACCGCCATCGCCCGGCTGCACCACTTCACCCTGTCGCTGGACGACGCCAAGCCGGGGCTGCGCGTGGCGCTGGACTGCTGGCCGCGCGGACTGGGGGCCTGA
- a CDS encoding response regulator transcription factor, translated as MRVLHAGLPRGDGYLAHALVEAGHVVETAPDLPDLLLSCAGGEYDVVLVEVAQPDQALARRIAAAGGGALALVVDTATAAERTRLLRAGADACFLRPVQFIELEARLSALVGLGRRHAAAPPQALALDPAARTARMGGRSLMLPMRDYALLDYLLGRAGEVVGAEQILEHVWGEVGDSGADRVRTAVARLRARLAAAFGAPMIATVRGHGYRLETNMKLYSSG; from the coding sequence GTGCGCGTCCTGCACGCAGGCCTGCCGCGCGGGGACGGCTATCTCGCCCACGCCCTGGTCGAGGCCGGCCACGTGGTGGAGACGGCGCCGGATCTGCCCGACCTGCTCCTGAGCTGCGCCGGCGGCGAGTACGACGTGGTGCTGGTCGAGGTCGCGCAGCCGGACCAGGCGCTCGCGCGCCGGATCGCGGCGGCGGGCGGCGGCGCCCTGGCCCTGGTGGTCGACACCGCCACCGCGGCCGAGCGGACGCGCCTGCTGCGCGCGGGCGCCGACGCCTGCTTCCTGCGCCCGGTGCAGTTCATCGAGCTGGAGGCCCGGCTGTCGGCCCTGGTCGGGCTGGGGCGTCGCCACGCCGCTGCGCCGCCGCAGGCCCTGGCGCTGGACCCGGCCGCCCGGACGGCGCGGATGGGCGGGCGCAGCCTGATGCTGCCGATGCGAGACTATGCCCTGCTCGACTATCTCCTGGGCCGCGCCGGCGAGGTGGTCGGCGCCGAGCAGATCCTGGAACACGTCTGGGGGGAGGTGGGCGACAGCGGCGCCGACCGGGTGCGCACGGCGGTGGCGCGGCTGCGCGCGCGGCTCGCCGCGGCGTTCGGCGCGCCGATGATCGCCACCGTCCGCGGTCACGGCTACCGGCTGGAGACCAACATGAAACTATATTCATCCGGCTGA